In one window of Henckelia pumila isolate YLH828 chromosome 1, ASM3356847v2, whole genome shotgun sequence DNA:
- the LOC140890622 gene encoding 4-coumarate:CoA ligase 1-like — translation METMITKQEEIIFRSKLPDIYIPKHLPLHSYCFENISKFGSRPCLIDGSTDEVYTYEDVELTSRRVGSGLSKLGINQGDTIMLLLPNSPQFVFAFLGASYIGAVSTMANPFFTPAEVLKQVKASNAKLIITQACYVDKVRDYALDNGIKVMCIDSLQPAAEGCHHFSELTSADERDLPAVKIHPDDVVALPYSSGTTGLPKGVMLTHKGLVTSVAQQVDGENPNLYIHSEDVMLCVMPLFHIYSLNSVLLCGLRVGAAILIMKKFDIVPFLELMQKYKVTIGPFVPPIVLAIAKSPVVDKYDLSSLRTVMSGAAPLGRELEDAVRIKFPTAKLGQGYGMTEAGPVLAMCLAFAKEPFEIKSGACGTVVRNAEMKIVDTHSGVSLGRNQAGEICIRGDQIMIGYLNDPESTGKTIDKEGWLHTGDIGFIDADDELFIVDRLKEIIKYKGFQVAPAELEAILLNHPCISDAAVVPMKDEAAGEVPVAFVVRSNGSAISEDEIKQFVSKQVIFYKRINRVFFIDSVPKSPSGKILRKDLRARLAAGV, via the exons ATGGAGACCATGATCACAAAGCAAGAAGAAATCATATTTCGATCGAAGCTCCCCGATATCTACATCCCAAAACACCTCCCGTTGCACTCTTACTGCTTCGAAAACATCTCCAAGTTCGGTTCGCGACCGTGTCTCATCGACGGGTCGACGGACGAGGTTTACACGTACGAGGATGTCGAGCTTACGTCCCGAAGAGTCGGGAGTGGCCTCAGCAAACTTGGGATCAATCAAGGGGACACCATCATGCTCTTGCTCCCGAATTCACCTCAATTCGTGTTCGCGTTTTTAGGTGCTTCCTACATAGGGGCCGTGTCCACTATGGCGAATCCCTTTTTCACGCCTGCCGAGGTTTTGAAGCAAGTCAAGGCCTCCAATGCCAAGCTTATTATCACACAAGCGTGTTATGTGGATAAAGTACGAGACTACGCGCTGGATAATGGCATCAAGGTGATGTGCATCGACTCGCTGCAGCCTGCAGCGGAGGGGTGTCACCACTTCTCGGAGCTCACTTCGGCCGATGAGAGGGACTTGCCGGCGGTGAAGATACACCCCGACGACGTGGTGGCGCTGCCGTACtcctccgggacgacggggctcCCCAAGGGTGTGATGCTGACGCATAAAGGTCTGGTGACCAGCGTGGCGCAGCAAGTTGACGGGGAGAACCCGAATTTGTACATACACAGCGAGGATGTGATGCTGTGCGTGATGCCTTTGTTTCACATTTACTCTCTCAACTCCGTTTTGCTATGCGGGTTGCGGGTCGGGGCCGCCATTTTGATCATGAAGAAGTTTGACATCGTCCCTTTCTTGGAGCTGATGCAGAAGTATAAAGTGACGATTGGGCCCTTCGTGCCGCCGATTGTTTTGGCCATCGCGAAGAGCCCCGTGGTGGATAAATACGATCTTTCGTCGCTGCGGACGGTGATGTCCGGCGCCGCGCCGCTTGGGAGGGAGTTGGAGGATGCTGTGAGGATCAAGTTTCCGACCGCCAAACTTGGGCAG GGTTATGGAATGACCGAAGCAGGGCCAGTACTGGCGATGTGCTTAGCATTCGCAAAAGAACCATTTGAGATAAAGTCGGGCGCGTGCGGGACCGTGGTCCGAAATGCTGAGATGAAAATCGTGGACACCCATTCCGGAGTTTCTCTAGGGCGCAACCAAGCCGGTGAAATCTGCATCAGAGGCGATCAAATCATGATAG GGTATTTGAATGATCCGGAATCCACCGGGAAGACGATAGATAAAGAAGGGTGGCTACACACGGGCGATATCGGGTTCATCGATGCCGACGACGAGTTATTCATAGTGGATCGGTTGAAGGAGATAATTAAATACAAAGGATTTCAGGTGGCACCAGCTGAGCTCGAAGCCATACTCCTCAACCACCCTTGCATTTCCGACGCGGCCGTCGTCCC CATGAAAGATGAGGCCGCGGGAGAAGTTCCGGTCGCCTTTGTTGTGAGATCAAATGGATCGGCCATTTCAGAGGACGAGATTAAGCAGTTTGTTTCTAAACAG GTGATATTCTACAAGAGAATAAACCGTGTATTTTTCATCGATTCGGTGCCCAAATCTCCATCAGGAAAAATATTGAGAAAGGATCTCAGAGCAAGATTAGCAGCTGGTGTTTAa
- the LOC140875742 gene encoding ABC transporter I family member 17-like, with protein sequence MADFEGAQEYLLSVKPENVHAIDSKIEVRDLTKVTNKDQRILSKVNVDIPKRVIFGLIGPSGSGKSTFLRALNRLWEPPSGSVFLDGADICELDVVDLRRKVGMLFQLPALFEGTVADNIRYGPSLKGKKLSEEEVYKLLALADLDSSFFHKSGAELSVGQAQRVSLARTLANEPEVLLLDEPTSALDPISTQNIEDVLVKLKEDRGMTIIMVSHSIKQIQRIADVVALLVDGEIVEILEPNRLSEAKHPMAKKYLQLS encoded by the exons ATGGCGGATTTTGAAG GAGCACAAGAGTACCTGCTATCGGTGAAACCTGAAAATGTTCATGCAATCGATTCAAAAATTGAGGTTAGAGATCTCACGAAAGTGACGAACAAGGATCAACGCATACTAAGCAAAGTCAACGTGGATATTCCCAAAAGAGTGATATTCGGTTTGATCGGGCCGAGTGGCAGCGGAAAGTCAACCTTCCTGCGGGCCCTGAATCGGTTATGGGAGCCCCCTTCTGGCTCTGTCTTTCTTGATGGTGCAGATATTTGTGAGCTTGATGTCGTGGACCTTCGTCGAAAAGTCGGTATGTTGTTCCAGCTTCCAGCTTTGTTTGAAG GTACAGTTGCGGATAACATACGCTACGGGCCGAGTTTAAAAGGGAAGAAGTTAAGTGAGGAGGAGGTGTACAAATTACTGGCTCTTGCAGACCTGGATTCATCTTTCTTCCACAAGAGTGGTGCAGAGTTATCCGTGGGTCAAGCTCAAAGGGTGTCTCTAGCCCGAACCTTGGCCAACGAACCAGAG GTTTTGCTGCTGGATGAGCCGACGAGTGCGTTGGATCCAATATCAACTCAAAACATAGAAGATGTTCTGGTGAAGCTCAAGGAAGATCGAGGAATGACGATTATCATGGTGTCTCACAGCATCAAACAGATACAAAGGATTGCCGACGTGGTTGCGCTTCTTGTAGATGGCGAGATAGTCGAGATTCTGGAGCCCAATCGTCTCTCCGAGGCTAAGCATCCGATGGCAAAGAAGTACCTCCAGCTTAGCTAG
- the LOC140890583 gene encoding very-long-chain aldehyde decarbonylase CER3-like isoform X3 — MVEKEKVGKMSSENERVCSPNKRDAPFFSWPWENLGNFKYLLYGPLIAKVLYSFYNDEIKKGAWCLHILILFEHRALVHQLWSTFSNMLFLNRTRKIDQRGVDFKQIDAEWHWDNFLILQAILASLLYLSFPSLASLPIWNPRGVLCCLILHIGISEPLFYWMHRLLHSPVLFQRYHWLHHSSKVTHPFTAGHTTFLEQLLLCIVVGIPTLGTVFLGYASITMMYGYLLLFDFFRCLGHCNVEIFPQRLFETIPVMKYLIYTPTYHSLHHKEMRSNFCLFMPLYDKLWNTIDAKYWDAHQEICSRKSSRVPDFVFLAHVVDVMSAMHAPFLFRSFSSIPFGNKIFLFPMWPYAFLVMLFMWAKSKTFLFSFYNLRGKLHQTWAVPRFGFQYFLPFAANGINNQIEDAILTADKLGVKVISLAALNKNEGLNGGGTLFTSKHPDLKVRVVHGNTLTAAVILHEIPQDIDEVFLTGATSKLGRAIALYLAPRKVKVLMLTPSTERFIKIQKEAPADCQKYLVQVTKYQAAKNCKVNILASFMHPLCFNTMVHNKKPSEMYHEIHQATRTQTRHDMQILNLALMQTWIIGKWATPREQYCAPSGTHFHQFVVPPIIPFRRDCAYGKLAAMKLPDEVEGLGSCEYTLERGIVHACHAGGVVHFLEGWKHHEVGAINVDQIDIVWEAALKHGLKPS; from the exons ATGGTTGAGAAAGAAAAGGTGGGAAAGATGTCATCAGAAAACGAGAGAGTTTGCAGTCCAAATAAAAGGGATGCTCCatttttttcttggccatggGAGAATTTGGGTAATTTCAAG tATTTGCTGTATGGACCTTTAATAGCCAAAGTCCTTTATTCATTCTACAATGATGAAATCAAGAAAGGTGCTTGGTGCTTGCATATTCTCATCTTGTTTGAACATAGAGCACTTGTTCATCAGCTGTGGAGCACTTTCAGTAACATGCTTTTCCTTAATCGTACTCGAAAAATCGACCAACGAGGCGTGGATTTTAAACAAATCGACGCGGAGTGGCATTG GGACAATTTCCTGATTCTTCAAGCTATTTTGGCTTCATTGTTGTACTTGAGTTTTCCTTCCTTGGCCAGTCTTCCAATTTGGAACCCCAGGGGTGTACTGTGTTGCCTGATTCTCCACATAGGAATATCGGAACCATTGTTTTATTGGATGCACAGATTATTGCACTCTCCTGTTTTATTTCAACGCTACCATTGGCTACATCATAGCTCTAAAGTTACTCATCCTTTCACAG CCGGGCATACAACATTCTTGGAGCAGCTGTTACTATGTATAGTTGTAGGGATTCCGACTTTGGGAACTGTCTTTCTTGGTTATGCGTCGATAACTATGATGTATGGTTATCTTTTGTTGTTCGATTTTTTTCGGTGTTTGGGACATTGCAATGTTGAAATCTTTCCTCAACGCCTTTTCGAGACCATCCCTGTTATGAAGTACCTGATCTACACACCAAC ATACCACAGCCTTCATCACAAGGAGATGAGGTCTAATTTTTGCCTCTTTATGCCTCTTTATGATAAGCTATGGAATACGATAGATGCAAAATATTGGGATGCTCATCAGGAAATCTGTTCCAGGAAAA GTAGCAGGGTACCGGATTTTGTGTTCCTAGCACACGTTGTGGACGTGATGTCAGCAATGCACGCACCATTTCTTTTCCGATCATTTAGCTCGATACCATTTGGTAACAAGATTTTCTTGTTTCCAATGTGGCCTTATGCATTTTTGGTGATGCTTTTCATGTGGGCCAAGTCAAAGACTTTCTTGTTTAGCTTTTACAATCTCAGAGGAAAACTGCACCAAACTTGGGCAGTGCCAAGATTCGGTTTTCAG TATTTCCTTCCTTTTGCTGCAAATGGCATCAATAACCAGATCGAAGACGCCATCCTCACAGCAGATAAGCTTGGAGTTAAAGTCATCAGCCTTGCTGCATTAAACAAG AATGAAGGTCTAAATGGAGGTGGAACACTCTTTACTTCGAAGCATCCCGATCTTAAAGTCAGAGTGGTTCATGGAAACACCTTGACAGCTGCAGTGATCCTGCATGAGATTCCTCAAGACATTGATGAGGTTTTCTTGACAGGGGCCACCTCTAAACTTGGTAGGGCTATCGCCCTTTATCTTGCTCCACGCAAGGTTAAAGTTCTG ATGTTAACACCGTCGACAGAGAGATTCATTAAGATTCAGAAAGAAGCACCAGCGGACTGCCAAAAATACTTAGTACAGGTTACCAAGTATCAAGCAGCTAAAAACTGTAAGGTAAACATTTTGGCATCATTCATGCATCCACTCTGCTTCAACACTATGGTACATAACAAAAAACCATCTGAAATGTATCACGAAATCCATCAAGCTACACGTACACAAACAAGACATGATATGCAAATCTTGAATCTTGCATTAATGCAGACATGGATCATCGGCAAATGGGCGACGCCACGTGAACAGTATTGTGCTCCATCAGGAACACATTTTCACCAGTTTGTAGTTCCACCTATTATTCCATTCAGGAGAGACTGCGCTTATGGGAAGCTTGCGGCAATGAAACTCCCTGACGAAGTCGAGGGACTGGGATCTTGTGAG tatACATTGGAACGAGGCATAGTTCATGCTTGCCATGCTGGTGGGGTGGTTCATTTTCTTGAAGGGTGGAAACATCATGAAGTTGGGGCAATCAATGTTGATCAGATTGATATTGTGTGGGAGGCTGCACTCAAGCATGGACTCAAGCCATCATag
- the LOC140890583 gene encoding very-long-chain aldehyde decarbonylase CER3-like isoform X2, with protein MNEKLRGINQWIARQQEMVEKEKVGKMSSENERVCSPNKRDAPFFSWPWENLGNFKYLLYGPLIAKVLYSFYNDEIKKGAWCLHILILFEHRALVHQLWSTFSNMLFLNRTRKIDQRGVDFKQIDAEWHWDNFLILQAILASLLYLSFPSLASLPIWNPRGVLCCLILHIGISEPLFYWMHRLLHSPVLFQRYHWLHHSSKVTHPFTAGHTTFLEQLLLCIVVGIPTLGTVFLGYASITMMYGYLLLFDFFRCLGHCNVEIFPQRLFETIPVMKYLIYTPTYHSLHHKEMRSNFCLFMPLYDKLWNTIDAKYWDAHQEICSRKSSRVPDFVFLAHVVDVMSAMHAPFLFRSFSSIPFGNKIFLFPMWPYAFLVMLFMWAKSKTFLFSFYNLRGKLHQTWAVPRFGFQYFLPFAANGINNQIEDAILTADKLGVKVISLAALNKNEGLNGGGTLFTSKHPDLKVRVVHGNTLTAAVILHEIPQDIDEVFLTGATSKLGRAIALYLAPRKVKVLMLTPSTERFIKIQKEAPADCQKYLVQVTKYQAAKNCKVNILASFMHPLCFNTMVHNKKPSEMYHEIHQATRTQTRHDMQILNLALMQTWIIGKWATPREQYCAPSGTHFHQFVVPPIIPFRRDCAYGKLAAMKLPDEVEGLGSCEYTLERGIVHACHAGGVVHFLEGWKHHEVGAINVDQIDIVWEAALKHGLKPS; from the exons ATGAACGAGAAGCTCCGTGGAATTAATCAATGGATAGCTAG acAACAAGAAATGGTTGAGAAAGAAAAGGTGGGAAAGATGTCATCAGAAAACGAGAGAGTTTGCAGTCCAAATAAAAGGGATGCTCCatttttttcttggccatggGAGAATTTGGGTAATTTCAAG tATTTGCTGTATGGACCTTTAATAGCCAAAGTCCTTTATTCATTCTACAATGATGAAATCAAGAAAGGTGCTTGGTGCTTGCATATTCTCATCTTGTTTGAACATAGAGCACTTGTTCATCAGCTGTGGAGCACTTTCAGTAACATGCTTTTCCTTAATCGTACTCGAAAAATCGACCAACGAGGCGTGGATTTTAAACAAATCGACGCGGAGTGGCATTG GGACAATTTCCTGATTCTTCAAGCTATTTTGGCTTCATTGTTGTACTTGAGTTTTCCTTCCTTGGCCAGTCTTCCAATTTGGAACCCCAGGGGTGTACTGTGTTGCCTGATTCTCCACATAGGAATATCGGAACCATTGTTTTATTGGATGCACAGATTATTGCACTCTCCTGTTTTATTTCAACGCTACCATTGGCTACATCATAGCTCTAAAGTTACTCATCCTTTCACAG CCGGGCATACAACATTCTTGGAGCAGCTGTTACTATGTATAGTTGTAGGGATTCCGACTTTGGGAACTGTCTTTCTTGGTTATGCGTCGATAACTATGATGTATGGTTATCTTTTGTTGTTCGATTTTTTTCGGTGTTTGGGACATTGCAATGTTGAAATCTTTCCTCAACGCCTTTTCGAGACCATCCCTGTTATGAAGTACCTGATCTACACACCAAC ATACCACAGCCTTCATCACAAGGAGATGAGGTCTAATTTTTGCCTCTTTATGCCTCTTTATGATAAGCTATGGAATACGATAGATGCAAAATATTGGGATGCTCATCAGGAAATCTGTTCCAGGAAAA GTAGCAGGGTACCGGATTTTGTGTTCCTAGCACACGTTGTGGACGTGATGTCAGCAATGCACGCACCATTTCTTTTCCGATCATTTAGCTCGATACCATTTGGTAACAAGATTTTCTTGTTTCCAATGTGGCCTTATGCATTTTTGGTGATGCTTTTCATGTGGGCCAAGTCAAAGACTTTCTTGTTTAGCTTTTACAATCTCAGAGGAAAACTGCACCAAACTTGGGCAGTGCCAAGATTCGGTTTTCAG TATTTCCTTCCTTTTGCTGCAAATGGCATCAATAACCAGATCGAAGACGCCATCCTCACAGCAGATAAGCTTGGAGTTAAAGTCATCAGCCTTGCTGCATTAAACAAG AATGAAGGTCTAAATGGAGGTGGAACACTCTTTACTTCGAAGCATCCCGATCTTAAAGTCAGAGTGGTTCATGGAAACACCTTGACAGCTGCAGTGATCCTGCATGAGATTCCTCAAGACATTGATGAGGTTTTCTTGACAGGGGCCACCTCTAAACTTGGTAGGGCTATCGCCCTTTATCTTGCTCCACGCAAGGTTAAAGTTCTG ATGTTAACACCGTCGACAGAGAGATTCATTAAGATTCAGAAAGAAGCACCAGCGGACTGCCAAAAATACTTAGTACAGGTTACCAAGTATCAAGCAGCTAAAAACTGTAAGGTAAACATTTTGGCATCATTCATGCATCCACTCTGCTTCAACACTATGGTACATAACAAAAAACCATCTGAAATGTATCACGAAATCCATCAAGCTACACGTACACAAACAAGACATGATATGCAAATCTTGAATCTTGCATTAATGCAGACATGGATCATCGGCAAATGGGCGACGCCACGTGAACAGTATTGTGCTCCATCAGGAACACATTTTCACCAGTTTGTAGTTCCACCTATTATTCCATTCAGGAGAGACTGCGCTTATGGGAAGCTTGCGGCAATGAAACTCCCTGACGAAGTCGAGGGACTGGGATCTTGTGAG tatACATTGGAACGAGGCATAGTTCATGCTTGCCATGCTGGTGGGGTGGTTCATTTTCTTGAAGGGTGGAAACATCATGAAGTTGGGGCAATCAATGTTGATCAGATTGATATTGTGTGGGAGGCTGCACTCAAGCATGGACTCAAGCCATCATag
- the LOC140890583 gene encoding very-long-chain aldehyde decarbonylase CER3-like isoform X1, producing MIFDAVRLIGSCLVTQRSQTTFCFYPCICIYRQQEMVEKEKVGKMSSENERVCSPNKRDAPFFSWPWENLGNFKYLLYGPLIAKVLYSFYNDEIKKGAWCLHILILFEHRALVHQLWSTFSNMLFLNRTRKIDQRGVDFKQIDAEWHWDNFLILQAILASLLYLSFPSLASLPIWNPRGVLCCLILHIGISEPLFYWMHRLLHSPVLFQRYHWLHHSSKVTHPFTAGHTTFLEQLLLCIVVGIPTLGTVFLGYASITMMYGYLLLFDFFRCLGHCNVEIFPQRLFETIPVMKYLIYTPTYHSLHHKEMRSNFCLFMPLYDKLWNTIDAKYWDAHQEICSRKSSRVPDFVFLAHVVDVMSAMHAPFLFRSFSSIPFGNKIFLFPMWPYAFLVMLFMWAKSKTFLFSFYNLRGKLHQTWAVPRFGFQYFLPFAANGINNQIEDAILTADKLGVKVISLAALNKNEGLNGGGTLFTSKHPDLKVRVVHGNTLTAAVILHEIPQDIDEVFLTGATSKLGRAIALYLAPRKVKVLMLTPSTERFIKIQKEAPADCQKYLVQVTKYQAAKNCKVNILASFMHPLCFNTMVHNKKPSEMYHEIHQATRTQTRHDMQILNLALMQTWIIGKWATPREQYCAPSGTHFHQFVVPPIIPFRRDCAYGKLAAMKLPDEVEGLGSCEYTLERGIVHACHAGGVVHFLEGWKHHEVGAINVDQIDIVWEAALKHGLKPS from the exons ATGATTTTCGATGCTGTTCGTTTAA TTGGATCGTGTCTTGTCACTCAGAGATCACAAACAACTTTTTGTTTTTATccgtgtatatgtatatatagacAACAAGAAATGGTTGAGAAAGAAAAGGTGGGAAAGATGTCATCAGAAAACGAGAGAGTTTGCAGTCCAAATAAAAGGGATGCTCCatttttttcttggccatggGAGAATTTGGGTAATTTCAAG tATTTGCTGTATGGACCTTTAATAGCCAAAGTCCTTTATTCATTCTACAATGATGAAATCAAGAAAGGTGCTTGGTGCTTGCATATTCTCATCTTGTTTGAACATAGAGCACTTGTTCATCAGCTGTGGAGCACTTTCAGTAACATGCTTTTCCTTAATCGTACTCGAAAAATCGACCAACGAGGCGTGGATTTTAAACAAATCGACGCGGAGTGGCATTG GGACAATTTCCTGATTCTTCAAGCTATTTTGGCTTCATTGTTGTACTTGAGTTTTCCTTCCTTGGCCAGTCTTCCAATTTGGAACCCCAGGGGTGTACTGTGTTGCCTGATTCTCCACATAGGAATATCGGAACCATTGTTTTATTGGATGCACAGATTATTGCACTCTCCTGTTTTATTTCAACGCTACCATTGGCTACATCATAGCTCTAAAGTTACTCATCCTTTCACAG CCGGGCATACAACATTCTTGGAGCAGCTGTTACTATGTATAGTTGTAGGGATTCCGACTTTGGGAACTGTCTTTCTTGGTTATGCGTCGATAACTATGATGTATGGTTATCTTTTGTTGTTCGATTTTTTTCGGTGTTTGGGACATTGCAATGTTGAAATCTTTCCTCAACGCCTTTTCGAGACCATCCCTGTTATGAAGTACCTGATCTACACACCAAC ATACCACAGCCTTCATCACAAGGAGATGAGGTCTAATTTTTGCCTCTTTATGCCTCTTTATGATAAGCTATGGAATACGATAGATGCAAAATATTGGGATGCTCATCAGGAAATCTGTTCCAGGAAAA GTAGCAGGGTACCGGATTTTGTGTTCCTAGCACACGTTGTGGACGTGATGTCAGCAATGCACGCACCATTTCTTTTCCGATCATTTAGCTCGATACCATTTGGTAACAAGATTTTCTTGTTTCCAATGTGGCCTTATGCATTTTTGGTGATGCTTTTCATGTGGGCCAAGTCAAAGACTTTCTTGTTTAGCTTTTACAATCTCAGAGGAAAACTGCACCAAACTTGGGCAGTGCCAAGATTCGGTTTTCAG TATTTCCTTCCTTTTGCTGCAAATGGCATCAATAACCAGATCGAAGACGCCATCCTCACAGCAGATAAGCTTGGAGTTAAAGTCATCAGCCTTGCTGCATTAAACAAG AATGAAGGTCTAAATGGAGGTGGAACACTCTTTACTTCGAAGCATCCCGATCTTAAAGTCAGAGTGGTTCATGGAAACACCTTGACAGCTGCAGTGATCCTGCATGAGATTCCTCAAGACATTGATGAGGTTTTCTTGACAGGGGCCACCTCTAAACTTGGTAGGGCTATCGCCCTTTATCTTGCTCCACGCAAGGTTAAAGTTCTG ATGTTAACACCGTCGACAGAGAGATTCATTAAGATTCAGAAAGAAGCACCAGCGGACTGCCAAAAATACTTAGTACAGGTTACCAAGTATCAAGCAGCTAAAAACTGTAAGGTAAACATTTTGGCATCATTCATGCATCCACTCTGCTTCAACACTATGGTACATAACAAAAAACCATCTGAAATGTATCACGAAATCCATCAAGCTACACGTACACAAACAAGACATGATATGCAAATCTTGAATCTTGCATTAATGCAGACATGGATCATCGGCAAATGGGCGACGCCACGTGAACAGTATTGTGCTCCATCAGGAACACATTTTCACCAGTTTGTAGTTCCACCTATTATTCCATTCAGGAGAGACTGCGCTTATGGGAAGCTTGCGGCAATGAAACTCCCTGACGAAGTCGAGGGACTGGGATCTTGTGAG tatACATTGGAACGAGGCATAGTTCATGCTTGCCATGCTGGTGGGGTGGTTCATTTTCTTGAAGGGTGGAAACATCATGAAGTTGGGGCAATCAATGTTGATCAGATTGATATTGTGTGGGAGGCTGCACTCAAGCATGGACTCAAGCCATCATag
- the LOC140890583 gene encoding very-long-chain aldehyde decarbonylase CER3-like isoform X4, whose translation MIFDAVRLIGSCLVTQRSQTTFCFYPCICIYRQQEMVEKEKVGKMSSENERVCSPNKRDAPFFSWPWENLGNFKYLLYGPLIAKVLYSFYNDEIKKGAWCLHILILFEHRALVHQLWSTFSNMLFLNRTRKIDQRGVDFKQIDAEWHWDNFLILQAILASLLYLSFPSLASLPIWNPRGVLCCLILHIGISEPLFYWMHRLLHSPVLFQRYHWLHHSSKVTHPFTAGHTTFLEQLLLCIVVGIPTLGTVFLGYASITMMYGYLLLFDFFRCLGHCNVEIFPQRLFETIPVMKYLIYTPTYHSLHHKEMRSNFCLFMPLYDKLWNTIDAKYWDAHQEICSRKSSRVPDFVFLAHVVDVMSAMHAPFLFRSFSSIPFGNKIFLFPMWPYAFLVMLFMWAKSKTFLFSFYNLRGKLHQTWAVPRFGFQYFLPFAANGINNQIEDAILTADKLGVKVISLAALNKNEGLNGGGTLFTSKHPDLKVRVVHGNTLTAAVILHEIPQDIDEVFLTGATSKLGRAIALYLAPRKVKVLMLTPSTERFIKIQKEAPADCQKYLVQVTKYQAAKNCKTWIIGKWATPREQYCAPSGTHFHQFVVPPIIPFRRDCAYGKLAAMKLPDEVEGLGSCEYTLERGIVHACHAGGVVHFLEGWKHHEVGAINVDQIDIVWEAALKHGLKPS comes from the exons ATGATTTTCGATGCTGTTCGTTTAA TTGGATCGTGTCTTGTCACTCAGAGATCACAAACAACTTTTTGTTTTTATccgtgtatatgtatatatagacAACAAGAAATGGTTGAGAAAGAAAAGGTGGGAAAGATGTCATCAGAAAACGAGAGAGTTTGCAGTCCAAATAAAAGGGATGCTCCatttttttcttggccatggGAGAATTTGGGTAATTTCAAG tATTTGCTGTATGGACCTTTAATAGCCAAAGTCCTTTATTCATTCTACAATGATGAAATCAAGAAAGGTGCTTGGTGCTTGCATATTCTCATCTTGTTTGAACATAGAGCACTTGTTCATCAGCTGTGGAGCACTTTCAGTAACATGCTTTTCCTTAATCGTACTCGAAAAATCGACCAACGAGGCGTGGATTTTAAACAAATCGACGCGGAGTGGCATTG GGACAATTTCCTGATTCTTCAAGCTATTTTGGCTTCATTGTTGTACTTGAGTTTTCCTTCCTTGGCCAGTCTTCCAATTTGGAACCCCAGGGGTGTACTGTGTTGCCTGATTCTCCACATAGGAATATCGGAACCATTGTTTTATTGGATGCACAGATTATTGCACTCTCCTGTTTTATTTCAACGCTACCATTGGCTACATCATAGCTCTAAAGTTACTCATCCTTTCACAG CCGGGCATACAACATTCTTGGAGCAGCTGTTACTATGTATAGTTGTAGGGATTCCGACTTTGGGAACTGTCTTTCTTGGTTATGCGTCGATAACTATGATGTATGGTTATCTTTTGTTGTTCGATTTTTTTCGGTGTTTGGGACATTGCAATGTTGAAATCTTTCCTCAACGCCTTTTCGAGACCATCCCTGTTATGAAGTACCTGATCTACACACCAAC ATACCACAGCCTTCATCACAAGGAGATGAGGTCTAATTTTTGCCTCTTTATGCCTCTTTATGATAAGCTATGGAATACGATAGATGCAAAATATTGGGATGCTCATCAGGAAATCTGTTCCAGGAAAA GTAGCAGGGTACCGGATTTTGTGTTCCTAGCACACGTTGTGGACGTGATGTCAGCAATGCACGCACCATTTCTTTTCCGATCATTTAGCTCGATACCATTTGGTAACAAGATTTTCTTGTTTCCAATGTGGCCTTATGCATTTTTGGTGATGCTTTTCATGTGGGCCAAGTCAAAGACTTTCTTGTTTAGCTTTTACAATCTCAGAGGAAAACTGCACCAAACTTGGGCAGTGCCAAGATTCGGTTTTCAG TATTTCCTTCCTTTTGCTGCAAATGGCATCAATAACCAGATCGAAGACGCCATCCTCACAGCAGATAAGCTTGGAGTTAAAGTCATCAGCCTTGCTGCATTAAACAAG AATGAAGGTCTAAATGGAGGTGGAACACTCTTTACTTCGAAGCATCCCGATCTTAAAGTCAGAGTGGTTCATGGAAACACCTTGACAGCTGCAGTGATCCTGCATGAGATTCCTCAAGACATTGATGAGGTTTTCTTGACAGGGGCCACCTCTAAACTTGGTAGGGCTATCGCCCTTTATCTTGCTCCACGCAAGGTTAAAGTTCTG ATGTTAACACCGTCGACAGAGAGATTCATTAAGATTCAGAAAGAAGCACCAGCGGACTGCCAAAAATACTTAGTACAGGTTACCAAGTATCAAGCAGCTAAAAACTGTAAG ACATGGATCATCGGCAAATGGGCGACGCCACGTGAACAGTATTGTGCTCCATCAGGAACACATTTTCACCAGTTTGTAGTTCCACCTATTATTCCATTCAGGAGAGACTGCGCTTATGGGAAGCTTGCGGCAATGAAACTCCCTGACGAAGTCGAGGGACTGGGATCTTGTGAG tatACATTGGAACGAGGCATAGTTCATGCTTGCCATGCTGGTGGGGTGGTTCATTTTCTTGAAGGGTGGAAACATCATGAAGTTGGGGCAATCAATGTTGATCAGATTGATATTGTGTGGGAGGCTGCACTCAAGCATGGACTCAAGCCATCATag